In Pseudomonas fakonensis, one DNA window encodes the following:
- a CDS encoding nucleoside recognition domain-containing protein, translating into MLNGLWLGFFAVAAISALAQWLVGGNAEIFAAMVVSIFAMAKLSVEVMVLLFGTLTLWLGFLKIAEKAGIVEWLAKVLGPLFARLMPEVPRGHPALGLITMNFAANGLGLDNAATPIGLKAMRALQELNPSSTTASNAQILFLVLNASSLTLLPVTIFMYRAQQGAADPTLVFLPILLATSVSTLVGLLSVAVMQRLRLWDPVVLAYMIPGALLLGGFMAFLGTLSSAALSGLSSILGNLTLFGVIMLFLLIGALKRVKVYEAFVEGAKEGFDVAKGLLPYLVAMLVAVGVLRASGALELALDGIRHAVSWLGLDTRFVEGLPTALVKPFSGSAARAMLIETMQVHGVDSFPALVAATIQGSTETTFYVLAVYFGAVGIQRVRHAVGCALLAEFSGVVAAIFVCYWFFA; encoded by the coding sequence ATGCTCAACGGCCTCTGGCTCGGCTTTTTCGCGGTAGCGGCGATCTCTGCCCTGGCGCAATGGCTGGTGGGCGGCAACGCCGAAATCTTCGCCGCCATGGTCGTGAGCATCTTTGCCATGGCCAAGCTGTCGGTCGAGGTCATGGTGCTGCTGTTCGGCACCCTGACCCTGTGGCTGGGCTTTCTCAAAATCGCCGAGAAGGCCGGCATCGTCGAATGGCTGGCCAAGGTGCTCGGGCCACTGTTCGCCCGCCTGATGCCTGAAGTGCCGCGCGGCCACCCGGCCCTGGGCCTGATCACCATGAACTTCGCTGCCAACGGCCTGGGCCTGGACAACGCCGCCACGCCGATCGGGCTGAAGGCCATGCGCGCCCTGCAGGAGCTCAACCCCAGCAGCACTACGGCGAGCAACGCGCAAATCCTGTTCCTGGTACTGAACGCCTCGTCGCTGACCCTGCTGCCGGTGACCATCTTCATGTACCGCGCCCAGCAGGGCGCCGCCGACCCGACCCTGGTGTTCCTGCCCATTCTACTGGCCACCAGCGTGTCGACCCTGGTGGGCCTGCTGTCGGTGGCGGTGATGCAGCGCCTGCGCCTGTGGGACCCGGTGGTGCTGGCCTACATGATCCCCGGTGCGCTACTGCTGGGTGGCTTCATGGCGTTTCTCGGCACGCTGTCGTCGGCGGCCCTGTCCGGCCTGTCGTCGATCCTCGGCAACCTGACGCTGTTCGGCGTGATCATGCTGTTTTTGCTGATTGGCGCGCTGAAGCGGGTGAAGGTGTACGAAGCCTTCGTCGAAGGCGCCAAGGAAGGTTTCGACGTGGCCAAGGGGCTGCTGCCATACCTGGTGGCCATGCTGGTGGCGGTGGGCGTGCTGCGCGCCTCGGGCGCCCTGGAGCTGGCCCTGGACGGCATTCGCCATGCGGTGAGCTGGCTTGGCCTGGATACCCGCTTCGTCGAGGGCCTGCCCACAGCGCTGGTCAAGCCGTTCTCCGGCAGCGCCGCGCGGGCCATGCTGATCGAAACCATGCAGGTGCATGGCGTGGACAGCTTCCCGGCGCTGGTGGCTGCGACCATCCAGGGCAGCACCGAGACCACCTTCTACGTGCTGGCGGTGTACTTCGGCGCGGTGGGTATCCAGCGGGTGCGCCACGCCGTGGGTTGCGCCTTGCTGGCGGAGTTCTCCGGCGTGGTGGCGGCGATCTTCGTCTGCTACTGGTTCTTTGCCTGA
- a CDS encoding ABC transporter permease has protein sequence MTAPSATLDHQQQPTRLRIAGDWTLAHYASLKRECERLEYQADTQVDLSQLGRLDTAGASLLAELLGAERLSRCTSDLPEASRALLHNVYSSVQNYCIPVKQPERPVLIQLLARIGCAVDTLWQDTKQVLGFIGLILQTLFVRAFQPSRWRLTPVVAHLEQTGLDAAPIVALLTFLVGAVVAFLGATVLAAFGATIFTVDLVAFSFLREFAVLLTAILMAGRTASAFTAQIGSMKANEEIDAIRTLGLNPIELLVVPRVLALLIALPLLTFVAMICGIVGGAVVCALSLGITPAMFLSLLQSDIGVQHFLVGLAKAPFFAFLIAAIGCLEGFKVSGSAESVGAHTTSAVVQSIFVVIVLDAVAALFFMEMGW, from the coding sequence ATGACCGCCCCGAGCGCCACCCTGGACCACCAGCAGCAGCCCACCCGCCTGCGCATCGCCGGTGACTGGACCCTGGCCCACTACGCCAGCCTCAAGCGCGAATGCGAGCGCCTTGAGTACCAGGCCGACACCCAGGTCGACCTCAGCCAACTCGGGCGCCTCGACACCGCCGGCGCCTCGCTGCTGGCCGAACTGCTCGGGGCCGAGCGCCTGTCGCGCTGCACCAGCGACCTGCCCGAAGCCAGCCGCGCGCTGCTGCACAACGTCTACAGCTCGGTGCAGAACTACTGCATCCCGGTCAAACAACCCGAACGCCCAGTGCTGATCCAACTGCTGGCACGCATCGGCTGCGCCGTCGACACCCTGTGGCAAGACACCAAACAGGTACTGGGTTTCATCGGCCTGATCCTGCAAACCCTGTTCGTGCGGGCCTTCCAGCCCAGCCGCTGGCGGCTCACCCCTGTGGTCGCCCACCTTGAACAGACCGGCCTGGACGCCGCCCCCATCGTCGCCCTGCTGACCTTCCTGGTGGGCGCCGTGGTGGCCTTCCTCGGTGCCACGGTGCTGGCCGCCTTCGGTGCGACCATCTTCACCGTCGACCTGGTGGCGTTCTCGTTCCTGCGCGAATTCGCCGTGCTGCTGACCGCCATCCTCATGGCCGGGCGCACCGCCAGTGCGTTCACCGCGCAGATCGGTTCGATGAAGGCCAACGAAGAGATCGACGCCATCCGCACCCTGGGCCTGAACCCCATCGAGCTGCTGGTGGTGCCACGGGTGCTGGCGCTGCTGATCGCCCTGCCGCTGCTGACCTTCGTCGCGATGATCTGCGGCATCGTCGGCGGCGCCGTGGTGTGCGCGCTGTCACTGGGCATCACCCCGGCCATGTTCCTGTCGCTGCTGCAAAGCGACATCGGCGTGCAGCACTTTCTGGTGGGCCTGGCCAAGGCGCCGTTTTTCGCCTTTCTGATCGCCGCCATCGGCTGCCTGGAGGGCTTCAAGGTCAGTGGCAGCGCCGAATCGGTCGGCGCCCACACCACCTCTGCCGTGGTCCAGTCGATTTTCGTGGTCATCGTGCTGGACGCGGTGGCCGCGCTGTTCTTCATGGAGATGGGCTGGTGA
- a CDS encoding ABC-type transport auxiliary lipoprotein family protein, which produces MTRSLRLAALTATLSLASACSILPQSAPVDIYRLPASQATGNAAPVGWSLRLNKPLASEALAGPRIAVIPQGDVISSYQGARWSDPAPQLLRNRLLDGFQRDGRVQRLSADDSNLQADYELGGELQAFQSEYRSGQQVEVVIRYDARLVQGRSQRILASKRFEVRQPLSGTQVPAVVSGFGAASDQLTRQVIDWSVSQASQAQAKNQ; this is translated from the coding sequence ATGACCCGCTCGCTGCGCCTGGCCGCACTCACCGCCACCCTGAGCCTGGCCTCGGCCTGCTCGATCCTGCCGCAGAGCGCGCCGGTGGATATCTATCGCCTGCCGGCCAGCCAGGCCACAGGCAACGCTGCGCCGGTGGGCTGGTCGCTGCGCCTGAACAAACCGCTGGCCAGCGAAGCGCTGGCCGGGCCACGCATTGCAGTGATCCCCCAGGGTGACGTAATCAGCAGCTACCAGGGCGCACGCTGGAGCGACCCGGCGCCGCAACTGCTGCGCAACCGCCTGCTCGATGGCTTCCAGCGTGACGGCCGGGTGCAGCGGCTGAGCGCCGACGACAGCAACCTACAGGCCGACTACGAGCTGGGCGGGGAGTTGCAGGCGTTCCAGAGCGAATACCGCTCGGGCCAGCAGGTGGAGGTGGTGATCCGCTACGATGCCCGCCTGGTGCAGGGGCGCAGCCAGCGCATTCTGGCCAGCAAGCGCTTCGAGGTGCGCCAGCCGTTGTCAGGCACCCAGGTGCCGGCGGTGGTCAGCGGCTTCGGCGCAGCCAGCGATCAGCTGACCCGCCAGGTGATCGACTGGAGCGTTAGCCAGGCCAGCCAGGCTCAGGCAAAGAACCAGTAG
- a CDS encoding ABC transporter ATP-binding protein codes for MSEAVIEARGLCNRFGSQSVHENLDLDLYRGEILAVVGGSGSGKSVLLRSIIGLRQPNEGQVKVFGQDLAGASEQQRSLIERRFGVLFQKGALFSSLTVTENVALPLIEHAGLSRADAEHLAGVKLALAGLPISAADKYPASLSGGMIKRAALARALALDPDILFLDEPTAGLDPIGAAAFDQLILTLRDALGLSVFLITHDLDTLYTITDRVAVLSQKKVLVAGPLSEVEQTDDAWIHEYFHGPRGRAAENAALRARQEC; via the coding sequence GTGAGCGAAGCTGTGATCGAGGCCCGCGGCCTGTGCAACCGTTTCGGCAGCCAGAGCGTGCACGAAAACCTCGACCTGGACCTGTACCGCGGCGAAATCCTCGCCGTGGTCGGCGGCTCGGGCAGCGGCAAATCGGTGCTGCTGCGCAGCATCATCGGCCTGCGCCAGCCCAACGAGGGCCAGGTGAAGGTGTTCGGCCAGGACCTGGCCGGGGCCAGCGAGCAGCAGCGTTCGCTGATCGAGCGGCGCTTCGGCGTACTGTTTCAGAAGGGCGCGCTGTTCTCGTCGCTGACCGTCACCGAAAACGTCGCCCTGCCGCTGATCGAGCACGCCGGCCTGTCGCGGGCCGACGCCGAGCACCTGGCCGGGGTCAAGCTGGCCCTGGCGGGGCTGCCGATCAGCGCCGCCGACAAGTACCCCGCCTCGCTGTCCGGCGGCATGATCAAACGCGCCGCCCTGGCCCGAGCCCTGGCCCTGGACCCGGACATCCTGTTCCTCGACGAGCCCACCGCAGGCCTGGACCCGATCGGCGCCGCCGCCTTCGACCAGCTGATCCTCACCCTGCGCGACGCCCTGGGCCTGTCGGTGTTCCTGATCACCCACGACCTGGACACCCTCTATACCATCACCGACCGGGTGGCGGTGCTGTCGCAGAAGAAAGTGCTGGTGGCCGGCCCCTTGAGCGAAGTCGAGCAAACCGACGACGCCTGGATTCACGAATACTTTCACGGCCCGCGCGGCCGGGCGGCCGAAAACGCCGCCCTGCGCGCCCGCCAGGAGTGCTGA
- a CDS encoding DUF1328 domain-containing protein: protein MLSWAITFLIIAIVAAVLGFGGIAGAATGIAKILFIVFLVLFVASFFFGRGRG from the coding sequence ATGCTGAGCTGGGCTATCACCTTCCTGATCATCGCCATCGTCGCAGCCGTACTGGGCTTCGGTGGTATCGCCGGCGCCGCAACCGGTATCGCGAAGATTCTGTTCATCGTCTTCCTGGTGCTGTTCGTGGCTTCTTTCTTCTTCGGACGCGGCAGGGGCTGA
- the gltP gene encoding glutamate/aspartate:proton symporter GltP, whose product MKKAKLSLAWQIVIGLLLGVAVGALLNHFSAEKAWWISNVLQPAGDIFIRLIKMIVVPIVISSLIVGIAGVGDAKKLGSIGLKTILYFEVVTTIAIVVGLVLANVFHPGAGIDMSTLGTVDISKYQATAAEVQHEHAFIETLLNLIPSNIFAALMRGEMLPIIFFSVMFGMGLSSLNAELREPLVRTFQGVSETMFKVTHMIMNYAPIGVFALIAATVANFGFASLLPLAKLVLLVYFAIAFFAFMVLGLVARVFGFSIIKIMRIMKDELILAYSTSSSETVLPRVIEKMEKYGAPKSICSFVVPTGYSFNLDGSTLYQSIAAIFIAQLYGIDLSIGQQLMLVLTLMVTSKGIAGVPGVSFVVLLATLGSVGIPLEGLAFIAGVDRIMDMARTALNVVGNALAAVVIAKWQGMYDAEKGEAYYKSLVLDKGKTEAVVAGKTVSQ is encoded by the coding sequence ATGAAGAAGGCAAAACTGAGCCTCGCCTGGCAGATCGTCATCGGTCTGTTGCTGGGCGTTGCAGTCGGCGCGCTACTGAATCATTTCAGTGCAGAAAAGGCATGGTGGATCAGCAACGTCCTCCAGCCCGCTGGCGACATCTTCATTCGCCTGATCAAGATGATCGTTGTCCCGATCGTGATTTCGTCGCTGATCGTGGGTATCGCCGGGGTAGGCGACGCGAAGAAACTGGGCAGCATCGGCCTGAAGACCATCCTCTACTTCGAGGTGGTGACCACCATCGCCATCGTCGTCGGCCTGGTGCTGGCCAACGTGTTCCACCCGGGCGCCGGCATCGACATGAGTACCCTGGGCACCGTCGACATCTCCAAGTACCAGGCCACGGCGGCCGAGGTACAGCATGAGCACGCGTTCATCGAGACCCTGCTCAACCTGATCCCGTCGAACATCTTCGCGGCGCTGATGCGTGGCGAGATGCTGCCGATCATCTTCTTCTCGGTGATGTTCGGCATGGGCCTGTCGAGCCTCAACGCCGAGCTGCGCGAGCCGCTGGTGCGTACCTTCCAGGGCGTGTCGGAGACCATGTTCAAGGTCACCCACATGATCATGAACTACGCCCCGATCGGCGTGTTCGCCCTGATCGCCGCCACCGTCGCCAACTTCGGCTTCGCCTCGCTGCTGCCGCTGGCCAAGCTGGTGCTGCTGGTGTACTTCGCCATCGCCTTCTTCGCCTTCATGGTGTTGGGCCTGGTGGCGCGCGTGTTCGGCTTCTCGATCATCAAGATCATGCGCATCATGAAGGACGAGCTGATCCTCGCGTACTCCACTTCCAGCTCTGAAACCGTGCTGCCGCGCGTAATCGAGAAGATGGAAAAGTACGGCGCGCCGAAGTCGATCTGCTCGTTCGTGGTGCCGACCGGCTACTCGTTCAACCTCGATGGTTCGACCCTGTACCAGAGCATCGCGGCGATCTTCATCGCCCAGCTGTACGGCATTGATCTTTCGATCGGCCAGCAGCTGATGCTGGTGCTGACCCTGATGGTCACCTCCAAGGGTATCGCTGGTGTGCCAGGCGTGTCGTTCGTGGTGCTGCTGGCCACCCTGGGCAGCGTGGGTATTCCGCTGGAAGGCCTGGCGTTCATTGCCGGTGTCGACCGCATCATGGACATGGCCCGTACCGCGCTGAACGTGGTGGGCAACGCCCTGGCTGCAGTGGTCATCGCCAAGTGGCAGGGTATGTACGACGCTGAAAAAGGCGAGGCGTACTACAAGTCGCTGGTGCTGGACAAAGGCAAGACCGAGGCAGTGGTGGCGGGCAAGACCGTCAGCCAGTAA
- a CDS encoding M16 family metallopeptidase: MRCLMFVCLLILSLPSHALDRSRVEGYLLPNGLQVILKSGYERDHVSIRLVVGVGLDDFDCNQRELPHLLEHLLFSGIDETGEGGLEERLQALGGEWNAFTSSADTTFVIEAPARNQRKVLDLLLALLRDTRIDAKALATAKRIIEREDGGHYGHLQRWLDRQQVGHPASDQLAIELGLKCEERSDLEDMTLEQVQQLREHWYAANNMTLIVVGGLDRLLPAYLERTFAELPASEPEERRNLESISRQAEQRRDLIRGWLGDSVKLHWLFVEPTLEDGHDQTLELLSRYLDWALYDQLRLRHGLSYGPSAQRESFGDSGLLSLNADLERDDLDAAVKVLEQLFEHLRKHGLDPDTFARIKEAAIARESWSTQGNTALADYYWGALNAYDNGRFSDPVRQLRQVSLKQADAALQQLLKEPGYLRIEKPLLGYDELYGLVALLLGLIAAAGLIRWRRATRQH; this comes from the coding sequence ATGCGTTGCCTGATGTTCGTTTGCCTGCTGATCCTGAGCCTGCCCAGCCATGCCCTCGACCGTTCGCGGGTGGAGGGCTACCTGCTGCCCAACGGCCTGCAGGTGATCCTCAAGTCCGGCTATGAGCGCGACCATGTGTCGATCCGCCTGGTGGTCGGCGTGGGCCTGGATGACTTCGACTGCAACCAGCGCGAGCTGCCGCACCTACTCGAGCACCTGCTGTTCAGCGGCATCGACGAAACCGGCGAGGGCGGCCTGGAGGAGCGCCTGCAGGCCCTGGGCGGGGAGTGGAACGCCTTCACCAGCAGCGCCGACACCACCTTCGTGATCGAGGCCCCGGCGCGCAACCAGCGCAAGGTCCTCGACCTGCTGCTGGCCCTGCTGCGCGACACCCGCATCGACGCCAAGGCCCTGGCCACCGCCAAGCGCATCATCGAACGCGAGGACGGCGGCCACTATGGCCACCTGCAGCGCTGGCTCGACCGCCAGCAGGTCGGCCACCCGGCCAGCGACCAGCTGGCCATCGAGCTGGGCCTCAAATGTGAAGAGCGCTCCGACCTCGAAGACATGACCCTTGAACAGGTGCAACAGCTGCGCGAGCACTGGTACGCCGCCAACAACATGACCTTGATCGTGGTCGGCGGCCTCGACCGCCTGCTACCGGCCTACCTGGAGCGCACCTTTGCCGAGCTGCCGGCCAGCGAGCCCGAGGAGCGGCGCAACCTCGAGAGCATCAGCCGCCAGGCCGAGCAGCGCCGCGACCTGATCCGCGGCTGGCTGGGCGACAGCGTCAAGCTGCACTGGCTGTTCGTCGAGCCGACGCTTGAAGACGGCCACGACCAAACCCTGGAGCTGCTCTCGCGCTACCTGGACTGGGCCCTGTACGACCAGCTGCGCCTGCGCCACGGCCTGTCCTACGGCCCCTCGGCGCAGCGCGAGAGCTTTGGTGACAGCGGTCTGCTCAGCCTCAATGCCGACCTTGAGCGTGACGACCTCGACGCCGCGGTGAAGGTGCTGGAACAGCTGTTCGAGCACCTGCGCAAGCATGGCCTGGACCCGGACACCTTCGCCCGCATCAAGGAAGCCGCCATCGCCCGGGAGAGCTGGAGCACCCAGGGCAACACGGCGCTGGCCGACTACTACTGGGGGGCGCTCAACGCCTATGACAACGGCCGCTTCAGCGACCCGGTGCGCCAGCTGCGCCAGGTCAGCCTCAAGCAAGCCGACGCGGCGCTGCAGCAACTGCTGAAAGAACCGGGCTACCTGCGCATCGAAAAGCCGCTGCTGGGCTATGACGAGCTGTACGGGCTGGTTGCGCTGCTGCTGGGGCTGATCGCCGCCGCCGGGCTGATCCGCTGGCGCCGCGCTACACGTCAGCACTGA
- a CDS encoding MlaD family protein, translated as METRAHHVLIGLVTVLVVAGAMLFGLWLTKSSVDDAFKDYEVVFNEAVSGLSRGSPVQYNGIKVGDVSSLRLDPQDPRRVLARVRLSGDTPVKEDTQAKLTLAGVTGNSFIQLSGGTPQSSELKGKDGKLPIIIASPSPISRLLNDSSDLVTNINLLLHNANQMFSESNVEHLSNTLANLDQTTGAFASKKGGIADTLAQLSEVGRQANATLAETQALMKNANGLLGSQGKQAIGSAEQAMQSLAESAATLNSLLQDNRQSIDDGAQGLNQVAPAIRELRETLNSLKGISRRLEADPSGYLLGRDNNKEFQP; from the coding sequence ATGGAAACCCGAGCTCACCATGTATTGATCGGCCTGGTCACCGTGCTGGTGGTGGCCGGCGCCATGCTGTTCGGCCTGTGGCTGACCAAGTCCAGCGTCGACGATGCTTTCAAGGATTACGAAGTGGTGTTCAACGAGGCGGTGTCGGGCCTGTCCCGGGGCAGCCCGGTGCAGTACAACGGCATCAAGGTGGGTGATGTCAGCAGCCTGCGCCTCGACCCGCAGGACCCGCGCCGAGTACTGGCCCGGGTGCGCCTGAGCGGTGACACGCCGGTAAAAGAAGACACCCAGGCCAAGCTGACCCTGGCCGGGGTCACCGGCAACTCGTTCATCCAGCTCAGCGGCGGCACACCACAAAGCTCCGAGCTCAAGGGCAAGGACGGCAAGCTGCCGATCATCATCGCCTCACCCTCGCCGATTTCACGCCTGCTCAACGACAGCAGCGACCTGGTGACCAACATCAACCTGCTGCTGCACAACGCCAACCAGATGTTCTCCGAAAGCAACGTCGAGCACCTGAGCAACACCCTGGCCAACCTCGACCAGACCACCGGCGCCTTCGCCAGCAAGAAGGGCGGCATCGCCGATACCTTGGCGCAGTTGTCCGAAGTCGGTCGCCAGGCCAACGCCACCCTGGCCGAAACCCAGGCCTTGATGAAAAACGCCAACGGCCTGCTGGGCAGCCAAGGCAAGCAGGCCATCGGCAGCGCCGAGCAGGCCATGCAGTCACTGGCCGAAAGCGCAGCCACCCTGAACAGCCTGCTGCAGGACAACCGCCAGTCGATCGACGATGGCGCCCAGGGCCTGAACCAGGTGGCCCCGGCCATCCGCGAGCTGCGTGAAACCCTCAATTCGCTCAAGGGTATCTCCCGGCGCCTGGAGGCCGACCCCAGCGGCTACCTGCTGGGCCGCGACAACAACAAGGAGTTCCAGCCATGA
- a CDS encoding inhibitor of vertebrate lysozyme family protein encodes MNRILAGALLLGAVTTAMAANDGQVRANQLLGTDPEYRETWQDTIKGEERLPEWVINLTGSAPLQMSAVTEDGDQYLVGPLCESQGNCTHKRLIVAFSWDKDDAYGMLVEVPEGLPSDKSPTRHADYRWLGKPDDGMKALLQEQLKRDPNWY; translated from the coding sequence ATGAACAGGATCCTGGCCGGCGCCCTGCTGCTGGGCGCCGTTACCACGGCCATGGCGGCCAATGACGGCCAGGTCCGTGCCAACCAGCTGCTTGGCACAGACCCCGAATACCGGGAAACCTGGCAGGACACGATCAAGGGTGAGGAGCGCCTGCCGGAGTGGGTGATCAACCTGACCGGCAGCGCGCCGCTGCAGATGTCGGCGGTCACCGAGGACGGTGACCAGTACCTGGTCGGCCCGCTGTGCGAGTCGCAGGGCAACTGCACCCACAAGCGCCTGATCGTGGCGTTCAGCTGGGACAAGGACGATGCCTACGGGATGCTGGTCGAGGTGCCCGAGGGCCTGCCTTCGGACAAGTCGCCCACCCGTCACGCGGACTACCGCTGGCTGGGCAAGCCCGACGACGGCATGAAGGCATTGCTGCAGGAGCAGCTCAAGCGTGACCCCAACTGGTACTGA
- a CDS encoding DUF5924 family protein produces MPPIPNFVLRLIELLKRYPGIIALGGFLSGIGSFILVDRQAGLASWIAILMLVSWVWLMLENTLTGLFARTFKREIPQPLLRYATQMIHQESLFFVLPFFFITTTWNSGQLIFTGLLAGAGLVSIIDPLYYKWLAPRRWLFLALHTLTLFAAMLTALPIILHLTTAQSFKLALIAAMVLSFPSLASSFPIRTWRRGVALVLVTLAVGGGGWLLRSWVPPATLWLTDVAVSTEVINRQPGESLDEVPASRIRNGGLYAYTSINAPRGLDERIYHVWQLDGKEVDRIALDIHGGRKEGYRAWTHKQNFPPNPVGKWQVRVLTEDGQVIGVLRFKVVEDVPAG; encoded by the coding sequence ATGCCCCCAATCCCCAATTTCGTCCTGCGCCTGATCGAACTGCTCAAGCGCTACCCCGGCATCATCGCGCTCGGCGGCTTTCTTTCCGGTATCGGCAGCTTCATCCTGGTCGACCGCCAGGCGGGCCTGGCCAGCTGGATCGCCATCCTCATGCTGGTCAGCTGGGTCTGGCTGATGCTGGAGAACACCTTGACCGGCCTGTTCGCCCGCACCTTCAAGCGCGAGATCCCGCAGCCGCTGCTGCGCTACGCCACGCAGATGATCCACCAGGAAAGCCTGTTCTTCGTCCTGCCGTTCTTCTTCATCACCACCACCTGGAACAGCGGCCAGCTGATTTTCACTGGCCTGTTGGCCGGCGCCGGGCTGGTGTCGATCATCGACCCGCTGTACTACAAGTGGCTGGCCCCGCGGCGCTGGCTGTTCCTTGCGCTGCACACCCTGACCCTGTTCGCAGCGATGCTCACCGCGCTGCCGATCATCCTGCACCTGACCACCGCGCAAAGCTTCAAGCTGGCGCTGATCGCAGCCATGGTGCTGTCGTTCCCAAGCCTTGCCAGCAGCTTCCCGATTCGCACCTGGCGGCGCGGCGTGGCGCTGGTGCTGGTAACCCTGGCGGTGGGCGGCGGCGGCTGGCTGCTGCGCTCCTGGGTACCGCCGGCCACCCTGTGGCTGACCGATGTGGCGGTAAGCACCGAGGTGATCAACCGCCAGCCGGGTGAATCGCTGGACGAGGTGCCCGCCAGCCGCATCCGCAACGGCGGGCTGTACGCCTATACCTCGATCAACGCGCCGCGCGGCCTGGACGAGCGCATCTACCACGTGTGGCAGCTGGACGGCAAAGAAGTCGACCGCATCGCCCTGGACATCCACGGTGGGCGTAAAGAGGGCTACCGGGCCTGGACCCACAAGCAGAACTTCCCGCCCAACCCGGTGGGCAAGTGGCAGGTGCGGGTGCTGACCGAAGATGGCCAAGTGATCGGCGTGCTGCGCTTCAAGGTGGTCGAGGACGTACCGGCCGGTTGA
- a CDS encoding BON domain-containing protein produces the protein MRFSPRMVVLACCLVPLLAAADPAQDARLEGSLQTALALNRILNPFPIKVQVDGAKARLSGEVENPVERDLAERVALATRGIDTVDNQLQVNPALIERPLEPRAYAQRLDDATLGAVIRARLLWSRVTEKAPIEVQSSEGVVTLRGKVDSPEAKELAGVLARTTEGVHLVNNLVSLDSTALAKAREKPLDAPSGPQPGDSWIIDKIQTSYRFSRNLDGLNIKVASEQGMVRLSGEVVSSEQRTIAIDVARQIVGVRGVDADLLKVASKVEG, from the coding sequence ATGCGCTTTTCCCCTCGAATGGTAGTGCTCGCCTGTTGCCTGGTACCGCTGCTGGCAGCGGCCGACCCGGCCCAGGATGCCCGTCTGGAAGGTTCGCTGCAGACGGCGTTGGCGCTCAACCGCATTCTCAACCCCTTCCCGATCAAGGTGCAGGTCGATGGGGCCAAGGCCCGGCTCAGCGGTGAAGTGGAAAACCCCGTCGAGCGCGACCTGGCCGAGCGGGTGGCGCTGGCCACCCGCGGTATCGACACGGTCGACAACCAGTTGCAGGTCAACCCGGCGCTGATCGAGCGGCCGCTGGAGCCGCGCGCCTACGCCCAGCGCCTGGACGACGCCACCCTGGGCGCGGTGATCCGCGCGCGCTTGCTGTGGAGCCGGGTAACCGAAAAAGCGCCCATCGAGGTGCAGAGCAGCGAGGGTGTGGTCACTCTGCGCGGCAAGGTCGACAGCCCCGAGGCCAAGGAGCTGGCCGGCGTGCTGGCGCGCACCACCGAGGGCGTGCACCTGGTCAACAACCTGGTCAGCCTCGACAGCACTGCCCTGGCCAAGGCCCGGGAAAAGCCGCTGGACGCGCCCAGCGGGCCACAGCCCGGGGACAGCTGGATCATCGACAAGATCCAGACCAGCTACCGCTTCAGTCGCAACCTGGACGGGCTGAACATCAAGGTCGCCAGCGAGCAAGGCATGGTGCGCTTGTCGGGCGAGGTGGTCAGCAGCGAGCAGCGCACCATCGCCATCGACGTGGCCCGGCAGATCGTCGGCGTGCGCGGCGTGGATGCCGACTTGCTCAAGGTGGCCAGCAAGGTGGAAGGCTGA